In a genomic window of Methylobacter sp. YRD-M1:
- the secE gene encoding preprotein translocase subunit SecE, with protein sequence MNTQAEATTSVLDVVKQVLSVVFVAAGVAAFYYFSDVQLLYRVLGLVGIVIIVLGVMLTTDVGRSVWSFVLESKQEVRKVVWPTREETMRTTLLVFAMVFIVGLILWLLDMFLFWGVRLLTGQGG encoded by the coding sequence ATGAATACTCAGGCAGAAGCAACGACGTCAGTCCTTGATGTTGTAAAGCAGGTCTTATCCGTTGTCTTTGTGGCTGCTGGAGTGGCTGCATTCTATTATTTTTCAGATGTCCAACTCTTGTATAGGGTTTTAGGCTTAGTGGGCATTGTGATAATAGTGTTGGGCGTTATGTTAACAACTGATGTAGGTCGAAGTGTTTGGAGTTTTGTATTGGAGTCCAAGCAGGAGGTCAGAAAGGTTGTTTGGCCTACACGCGAAGAAACAATGCGTACTACCTTGTTGGTGTTTGCAATGGTATTCATTGTGGGGCTGATTTTATGGCTGCTGGACATGTTCCTGTTTTGGGGTGTGCGGCTTTTAACTGGTCAAGGGGGGTAG
- the tuf gene encoding elongation factor Tu, giving the protein MAKEKFTRTKPHVNVGTIGHVDHGKTTLTAALTKVMAELQGGEAKAFDQIDNAPEERARGITIATSHVEYESASRHYAHVDCPGHADYVKNMITGAAQMDGAILVCSAADGPMPQTREHILLSRQVGVPYIVVFLNKADMVDDPELIELVEMEIRELLDMYEFPGDETPIVIGSALKALEGDTSDIGVPSVVKLVEALDSYIPEPERAVDGAFLMPIEDVFSISGRGTVVTGRVERGIIKVGQEVEIVGIRPTIVTTCTGVEMFRKLLDQGQAGDNVGVLLRGTKRDEVERGQVLAHKGTIKPHSNFKSEIYVLSKDEGGRHTPFFNGYRPQFYFRTTDVTGAVTLPEGVEMVMPGDNIAVEVKLISPIAMEEGLRFAIREGGRTVGAGVVSSILE; this is encoded by the coding sequence ATGGCTAAAGAAAAATTTACACGTACTAAGCCACACGTAAACGTAGGCACCATCGGTCACGTTGACCATGGTAAAACGACACTGACAGCGGCATTGACGAAAGTCATGGCTGAACTTCAAGGTGGCGAAGCCAAGGCCTTTGATCAAATCGATAACGCACCTGAAGAAAGAGCGCGTGGTATTACGATCGCCACTTCGCACGTAGAATATGAATCAGCTAGCCGTCACTATGCGCATGTGGACTGCCCAGGCCATGCTGACTATGTAAAAAACATGATCACCGGTGCGGCACAGATGGACGGCGCCATTCTGGTCTGTTCAGCGGCAGACGGTCCAATGCCGCAAACCAGAGAGCACATCCTGTTGTCCCGGCAGGTCGGCGTGCCTTACATTGTTGTATTCCTGAACAAAGCCGATATGGTTGATGATCCGGAACTGATCGAATTGGTTGAAATGGAAATTCGTGAATTGCTGGATATGTATGAATTCCCGGGCGATGAAACCCCTATCGTTATCGGTTCAGCCTTAAAAGCGCTGGAAGGCGATACCAGCGATATCGGTGTACCGTCTGTGGTTAAACTGGTGGAAGCACTGGACAGCTACATTCCTGAGCCAGAAAGAGCGGTCGACGGTGCGTTCCTGATGCCGATCGAAGACGTATTCTCAATTTCAGGTCGTGGTACAGTAGTCACCGGTCGTGTTGAGCGTGGCATCATTAAAGTAGGTCAGGAAGTTGAAATCGTCGGCATCAGACCGACGATTGTTACTACTTGTACTGGTGTTGAGATGTTCCGTAAATTGCTGGATCAAGGTCAGGCGGGCGATAACGTCGGTGTGCTGTTAAGAGGCACAAAAAGAGACGAAGTCGAGCGTGGTCAGGTATTGGCGCATAAAGGCACAATCAAACCCCATTCAAACTTCAAGTCAGAAATCTACGTTTTATCCAAAGATGAAGGTGGTCGTCATACGCCATTCTTCAACGGCTACCGTCCACAGTTCTATTTCAGAACCACTGACGTAACCGGTGCAGTGACCCTGCCAGAAGGCGTGGAAATGGTGATGCCAGGCGATAACATTGCGGTAGAAGTCAAGCTGATTTCGCCGATCGCTATGGAAGAAGGTTTGCGTTTTGCTATTCGCGAAGGCGGTCGTACCGTCGGTGCGGGCGTTGTTTCATCAATACTTGAATAA
- the pth gene encoding aminoacyl-tRNA hydrolase — protein MIKLIVGLGNPGRQYEKTRHNAGFLFLDELVSKFGCDWVNEPRFQGVLSEYNASIGKVVLLKPETFMNRSGQSVGKIVRYYKIMPEEILVVHDELDLDVGAIRLKKGGGHAGHNGLKDIIAHLGSREFFRLRIGVGRPVTGKVVADYVLTSPSKSEWELINLAIDAGIACMDKLVTGDVAAVMNKLHA, from the coding sequence GTGATCAAGCTTATAGTTGGGCTGGGTAATCCTGGGCGACAATATGAAAAAACCCGGCATAATGCCGGGTTTTTGTTTTTAGATGAGCTGGTGTCTAAATTCGGCTGTGATTGGGTGAATGAGCCTAGGTTTCAAGGGGTGCTCTCTGAGTATAATGCTTCGATAGGAAAGGTGGTGCTTTTAAAGCCTGAAACCTTTATGAATCGTAGCGGGCAATCTGTTGGTAAGATTGTGCGTTATTATAAAATAATGCCGGAAGAGATTTTGGTTGTTCATGATGAGCTGGATCTTGATGTAGGTGCCATCAGGCTTAAAAAAGGTGGTGGGCATGCTGGGCATAATGGATTAAAGGATATTATTGCTCATCTGGGCTCAAGAGAGTTTTTCAGGCTAAGGATAGGTGTTGGTCGGCCTGTTACCGGGAAGGTTGTTGCTGACTATGTGCTGACATCTCCTTCAAAGAGTGAATGGGAGTTAATTAATTTAGCCATTGATGCAGGGATTGCGTGTATGGATAAGTTAGTGACTGGTGACGTCGCAGCTGTGATGAATAAATTGCATGCTTAA
- a CDS encoding 50S ribosomal protein L25/general stress protein Ctc: MSNVFEFVAESRGQSGKNAARSVRRQGKVPAVIYGGHGEPQMLLLSHNEVVKHLAHEAVYSHVLDVTVDGKTEKAILKGVQRHPARVQVLHLDFQRVSMSEALKVHVPLHFINEDTSVGGKKGGVATHSMVDVEVTCLPSALPEYIEVNLANLDIGESIHLSDLVLPVGLEIVALSHGPEHDLPVVSMMASRSSIAEESSEA; the protein is encoded by the coding sequence ATGTCTAACGTATTTGAGTTTGTTGCCGAAAGTCGTGGGCAATCAGGTAAAAACGCAGCAAGAAGCGTGCGTCGTCAAGGTAAGGTTCCTGCGGTGATATACGGTGGGCATGGTGAGCCTCAAATGCTGTTGTTGAGTCACAATGAAGTTGTTAAGCATTTGGCGCATGAGGCGGTTTACTCTCATGTTCTTGATGTTACTGTTGATGGAAAAACAGAAAAAGCCATTTTGAAAGGTGTTCAGCGCCATCCTGCCAGAGTTCAGGTTCTTCACTTGGATTTTCAGCGTGTAAGTATGTCAGAGGCTCTTAAAGTGCATGTGCCTTTGCATTTTATCAATGAAGATACTTCTGTAGGCGGCAAAAAAGGTGGAGTTGCTACTCACTCCATGGTTGATGTGGAGGTTACATGCTTGCCTTCTGCTTTGCCGGAATATATTGAGGTAAATTTGGCTAACCTGGATATTGGTGAGTCGATTCATCTTTCTGACTTGGTTTTGCCGGTTGGTTTAGAGATTGTGGCGTTATCGCATGGGCCTGAGCATGACTTGCCCGTGGTGTCAATGATGGCGTCAAGAAGCAGCATTGCAGAAGAGTCCTCGGAAGCTTAA
- a CDS encoding ribose-phosphate diphosphokinase has translation MSDTSMMVFSGNANLALSEGIVRKLNMRLGMATVGRFSDGEVAVEIEENVRGKDVFVIQPTCSPTNENLMELLVMIDALKRASASRITAVMPYYGYARQDRRSRSARVPISAKLVARMIEQAGANRVLTVDLHADQIQGFFDIPVDNVYSSPILLGDVWRQKYKDLIVVSPDVGGVVRARALAKRLDDADLAIIDKRRPKANVAEVMHIIGDVNGRTCVLIDDLVDTAGTLCHAADALKKHGAIKVVAYCTHAVLSGKAMKNLCGSELDELVVTDTIPLSQEAISLGKIRQLSVAEMLAETIRRIAVGESVSSLYVD, from the coding sequence ATGAGTGACACCTCTATGATGGTGTTTTCTGGAAATGCTAACCTAGCTTTGTCTGAAGGTATAGTAAGAAAGCTCAATATGCGCCTCGGTATGGCGACTGTCGGTAGATTTAGCGACGGTGAGGTTGCGGTAGAAATAGAAGAGAACGTCCGAGGTAAGGATGTTTTTGTTATTCAGCCAACCTGTTCGCCTACAAATGAAAACTTAATGGAATTACTTGTGATGATTGATGCGCTTAAAAGAGCGTCGGCATCACGGATTACTGCTGTCATGCCATATTATGGTTATGCTAGGCAGGATAGAAGATCGCGATCAGCTCGAGTACCCATTAGTGCTAAGTTGGTTGCCAGGATGATCGAGCAGGCAGGCGCCAACAGAGTATTGACTGTTGATTTGCATGCTGATCAGATTCAGGGTTTTTTTGACATACCCGTTGATAATGTGTATTCATCGCCAATTCTTCTTGGTGATGTGTGGCGACAGAAATATAAAGATCTGATTGTTGTTTCGCCGGATGTGGGTGGTGTAGTTAGGGCGCGTGCTCTTGCTAAGCGACTGGATGATGCCGATCTTGCTATCATTGATAAGCGCAGGCCGAAAGCTAATGTCGCAGAGGTTATGCATATTATTGGTGATGTTAATGGGCGCACCTGTGTATTGATTGATGACTTGGTTGATACTGCAGGCACTTTATGTCATGCAGCGGATGCGCTAAAAAAGCATGGGGCGATAAAGGTGGTTGCTTACTGCACGCATGCTGTGCTTTCGGGTAAGGCCATGAAAAACCTCTGTGGTTCGGAACTTGATGAGCTGGTTGTTACCGATACTATACCATTAAGTCAAGAAGCGATCAGCTTGGGTAAGATAAGGCAATTGAGTGTTGCTGAAATGTTGGCTGAGACTATAAGGCGTATAGCAGTAGGTGAGTCGGTTAGTTCACTTTATGTCGATTGA
- the ispE gene encoding 4-(cytidine 5'-diphospho)-2-C-methyl-D-erythritol kinase, with translation MSQKQNKQSLWMEKWPAPAKLNLMLRITGQRKDGYHLLQTVFQFVDLCDWIIFHPVDDGRVSLHKTIPGVPELDDLTIRAANLLKAETGCTHGVCIEVEKNLPMGGGLGGGSSDAATTLVVLNELWGLGLTTGKLMKLGLALGADVPIFVYGYSSWAEGVGEKLEKIGIPEQWVVIVKPDCHVDTKEIFSAKDLTRNSKSITIEDFIAGQHQNDCLGVVRERYQSVKNALVDLSVFSEARLTGTGACVFAQFDSEGAAVDAYKSLKDKWQVYLAKGVNESPLFSKLKFGKYTS, from the coding sequence ATGTCGCAAAAGCAAAATAAGCAGTCCTTATGGATGGAGAAATGGCCGGCGCCGGCAAAATTAAATTTGATGTTGCGAATTACGGGTCAAAGAAAAGATGGCTATCATTTGCTGCAAACTGTATTTCAATTTGTGGATCTGTGCGATTGGATAATCTTTCATCCGGTTGATGATGGGCGAGTCAGTTTGCATAAAACTATTCCTGGTGTTCCTGAGTTAGATGATTTAACCATTAGGGCGGCAAATTTATTGAAGGCAGAAACCGGATGCACTCATGGAGTGTGCATTGAGGTGGAGAAAAACTTGCCTATGGGTGGCGGATTGGGTGGTGGGAGTTCTGATGCAGCTACCACTTTAGTTGTGCTGAATGAATTGTGGGGTCTGGGTTTAACAACTGGGAAGCTGATGAAGCTAGGTCTGGCTTTGGGCGCGGATGTGCCGATATTTGTGTATGGCTATTCCTCCTGGGCGGAAGGCGTCGGTGAAAAACTTGAAAAAATAGGTATTCCAGAACAATGGGTTGTGATTGTTAAGCCTGATTGTCATGTGGATACAAAAGAAATATTTTCAGCAAAAGATTTGACAAGAAATAGCAAATCTATCACAATAGAGGACTTTATAGCGGGTCAGCATCAAAATGATTGTCTTGGTGTGGTTCGTGAGCGTTACCAGTCTGTTAAAAATGCTTTGGTTGATTTGTCTGTTTTTTCTGAGGCAAGGCTGACCGGAACAGGTGCTTGCGTTTTTGCGCAATTTGATTCGGAAGGTGCTGCGGTTGATGCCTATAAGTCACTTAAAGATAAGTGGCAGGTTTATCTAGCTAAGGGAGTTAATGAATCGCCACTGTTTTCAAAGCTGAAGTTTGGTAAGTATACATCTTGA
- the lolB gene encoding lipoprotein insertase outer membrane protein LolB: MSRFKAKLFICGCLSLLLSACAVVPVEPGGYYSKAGRTHLYKLKQWAFDGRLAVSGHDDSWTANISWEHEPGEEKIKLSGPLGQGAMLIRLVNDFVTVDRGDGKVESSSRPEEFINQQLGMFVPVHSLRYWVVGLPEPSQEFEEVGDGFKQAGWRSEYKEMQRTEGEVMPRKITVTNDQVKLKLIVDRWNLDVAKAK, translated from the coding sequence GTGTCACGTTTTAAAGCAAAGCTTTTTATTTGTGGTTGTTTGTCCTTATTATTGTCAGCCTGTGCCGTTGTTCCTGTTGAGCCTGGCGGGTATTATTCGAAGGCTGGAAGAACGCATCTTTATAAGCTGAAGCAGTGGGCTTTTGACGGGCGTTTGGCTGTTTCCGGGCATGACGATTCCTGGACTGCAAATATAAGCTGGGAGCATGAGCCTGGCGAGGAAAAAATAAAACTATCCGGCCCTTTGGGGCAGGGCGCCATGCTTATCCGGCTGGTGAACGATTTCGTGACTGTTGATCGCGGGGATGGAAAAGTAGAATCTTCATCAAGGCCGGAAGAATTTATTAATCAACAGTTAGGCATGTTTGTGCCTGTGCATTCGCTTCGGTACTGGGTTGTGGGGCTGCCCGAGCCTTCTCAGGAGTTTGAAGAGGTCGGTGATGGTTTTAAACAGGCGGGATGGCGCAGTGAATATAAAGAAATGCAGCGCACCGAAGGTGAGGTTATGCCGCGTAAAATCACAGTAACAAATGATCAGGTCAAATTAAAGTTAATCGTAGATCGTTGGAATTTAGATGTCGCAAAAGCAAAATAA
- a CDS encoding tetratricopeptide repeat protein: MVIFRLFSVLTLVLLNGCAGSPDKLNSQEESVEPVKISQTKREAQTSSAKTEIDPDVMYMLLAAELAGQRGQYEIALEGYMEAAKRVNDPRFAERAAKIAMYMKDSNKTNEAVSLWLSQDPNNITARKIAALSAVRAGDKQVAIEHVDKLLTIDPAGFENSMLELAVALEKENKVSFLYDVLDELSQRHQNQAEVYFVQSLLAMQMKNTDLAKTKIQQALNVQPDWDKAQIFQAQISASSGDLNTAAKLLEKAAAKYPENDKIKKLLAQVLIKAERYEEAGEVYQGIISANPSDAESQFALALVNLQLSRDNKAEDILKKLLEQPGWQSQASFYLGKIEEKRKNTKKALARFDEVRDGPFVLDAAISAISLLAKDNQFDEANSRLSSLQSQFPKQKLRLILIQAELYNQQKQYEQAFNLLTNALADMPGQKELLYTRALMAERLNRLDVLETDLKKILAEDPDNAEALNALGYTLAEKTNRYAEAEQYLEKALRLQPDEAVIMDSYGWLQFKLGNTDQALFYLQKAYAKRQEGEIAAHLAEVLWALNRKSEARKVFAKAIKDAPEDEDLLDFQQRVLNTAE; encoded by the coding sequence GTGGTGATTTTTAGATTGTTTTCAGTGCTAACTCTGGTCTTGCTTAATGGCTGTGCTGGTTCGCCGGATAAGCTCAATTCACAGGAAGAGTCTGTTGAGCCTGTCAAAATATCCCAAACAAAGAGAGAAGCTCAGACCAGCAGTGCAAAAACGGAGATCGATCCTGATGTGATGTATATGCTATTGGCGGCAGAACTTGCTGGGCAAAGAGGGCAATATGAGATTGCGCTGGAAGGTTATATGGAAGCTGCCAAGCGTGTCAATGATCCGCGATTTGCTGAGAGAGCGGCAAAAATCGCTATGTACATGAAAGACAGCAATAAGACAAACGAGGCTGTTTCCTTATGGTTGTCTCAAGATCCAAATAATATAACAGCCAGAAAAATTGCTGCATTATCGGCTGTAAGAGCAGGTGATAAACAAGTTGCCATTGAGCATGTGGATAAATTGCTGACAATTGATCCTGCCGGTTTCGAGAATTCAATGTTGGAATTGGCGGTTGCGCTGGAAAAAGAAAATAAGGTCTCTTTTTTGTATGATGTGTTGGATGAGTTATCTCAGCGCCATCAAAATCAGGCTGAAGTTTATTTTGTACAATCATTGCTGGCCATGCAGATGAAAAACACTGATTTGGCTAAAACGAAAATACAGCAAGCTTTGAATGTGCAGCCTGATTGGGATAAGGCGCAGATTTTTCAGGCTCAGATCTCGGCGTCTTCAGGCGATCTAAATACTGCGGCAAAATTGCTGGAGAAGGCGGCCGCTAAATATCCGGAAAATGATAAAATCAAAAAGTTATTGGCGCAGGTTTTAATAAAAGCAGAAAGATATGAAGAGGCCGGTGAAGTTTATCAGGGCATAATTTCTGCTAATCCAAGCGATGCTGAAAGCCAGTTTGCCTTGGCATTAGTGAATTTGCAGTTAAGCAGAGATAATAAGGCCGAGGACATTTTAAAAAAATTGCTGGAGCAGCCAGGATGGCAATCTCAAGCGAGCTTTTATCTGGGAAAAATAGAAGAAAAGCGCAAGAACACGAAAAAGGCGCTGGCTAGGTTTGATGAGGTAAGGGATGGGCCTTTTGTTCTTGATGCGGCGATTTCCGCGATTTCATTGCTTGCAAAAGATAACCAGTTTGATGAGGCAAATTCTCGGCTCAGCAGTTTGCAGAGTCAGTTTCCAAAACAGAAGCTGCGGCTCATTCTGATTCAGGCCGAGTTGTATAATCAACAAAAGCAATATGAGCAAGCGTTTAACCTGCTAACAAATGCGTTGGCTGATATGCCTGGGCAGAAAGAATTGCTATATACCCGAGCATTGATGGCTGAGCGCCTCAACAGATTGGATGTATTGGAGACCGATCTAAAAAAAATATTGGCAGAAGATCCTGATAATGCCGAGGCGCTAAATGCTTTAGGATATACTTTGGCGGAAAAAACTAATCGTTACGCTGAAGCCGAGCAATATCTGGAGAAAGCGCTTAGGCTGCAGCCGGATGAGGCAGTTATTATGGATAGTTATGGATGGTTGCAATTTAAGCTGGGGAATACTGATCAGGCCTTGTTTTATCTTCAGAAGGCCTATGCAAAAAGACAGGAGGGTGAAATAGCGGCGCATCTTGCCGAGGTTTTATGGGCTTTAAATAGAAAATCCGAGGCGAGAAAAGTATTTGCTAAAGCCATTAAAGATGCCCCAGAAGATGAAGATCTGTTGGATTTTCAACAGAGAGTATTAAACACTGCGGAATAA
- the hemA gene encoding glutamyl-tRNA reductase, translating to MTLLAVGINYNTAPVSIRERLAFPAEILESSLQELWHLKEISEAAILSTCNRTEFYCKSSTANKQILIDWVAESRNIDPAEFSPYLYCHTDSQLIRHMFRVACGLDSMILGEPQILGQMKTAYQAAYEAGTLGKQLGKLFQYTFSAAKKVRTDTAIGSSPVSVAFAAVQLAQQIFDKLSEQTALLIGAGETIELAARHLSQQGIGRIIVANRTYDKAHTLASQFNGYAIALSELPTHLAEADIVISSTASQLPILGKGSVESAIKKRKHKPMFMVDLAVPRDIEAEVEQLRDVYIYTIDDLQNTIDQNMNSRRQAAEQAEEIIDTQVGYFLAWLRSQGAQSTIRDYRHQAEQMRDEALQKALALLKNGTSPEDTLSRLAYSLTNKLIHTPSIQIREAGENERHDLVAAAREIFKLTQTQ from the coding sequence ATGACACTTCTTGCAGTAGGGATTAATTACAATACCGCCCCGGTTTCCATCCGTGAGCGTCTGGCATTCCCTGCCGAAATTCTGGAATCATCGCTACAGGAATTATGGCACCTGAAAGAGATCAGTGAAGCTGCGATTCTTTCAACCTGTAACCGGACCGAGTTTTACTGCAAATCATCCACGGCAAACAAGCAGATTCTGATTGATTGGGTTGCCGAAAGCAGAAATATCGACCCGGCAGAGTTTTCGCCTTACCTGTATTGCCATACTGACAGCCAGCTGATTCGCCATATGTTTCGGGTCGCATGCGGACTAGACTCAATGATACTAGGCGAACCGCAAATTCTCGGACAGATGAAAACGGCTTATCAGGCAGCCTATGAAGCTGGGACTTTAGGAAAACAGTTAGGCAAACTTTTCCAATACACGTTTTCAGCAGCCAAGAAAGTCCGCACAGATACGGCTATCGGCTCCAGCCCGGTATCGGTAGCCTTCGCAGCCGTCCAGCTGGCACAGCAAATCTTTGACAAACTCAGCGAACAAACTGCCCTGTTGATCGGCGCCGGCGAAACCATCGAATTGGCAGCCCGCCATCTGTCACAACAGGGCATAGGCCGCATTATTGTTGCTAATCGTACCTACGATAAAGCCCATACTTTAGCCTCCCAGTTCAACGGTTATGCTATAGCCTTATCCGAATTGCCTACGCATCTGGCCGAAGCCGACATCGTTATCTCGTCGACAGCCAGCCAACTGCCGATCCTTGGCAAAGGCAGTGTTGAAAGCGCGATCAAGAAACGTAAACACAAGCCCATGTTCATGGTAGATCTGGCCGTTCCGCGCGATATCGAAGCTGAAGTGGAGCAGCTCAGGGATGTTTATATTTATACGATTGACGATCTGCAGAATACTATAGACCAGAACATGAACTCGCGCCGCCAAGCCGCGGAACAGGCCGAAGAAATCATTGACACACAAGTGGGCTACTTTTTAGCCTGGTTACGCTCTCAAGGCGCGCAATCAACTATCCGCGATTATCGCCATCAAGCAGAACAAATGCGCGATGAAGCCCTGCAAAAAGCATTGGCATTGCTAAAGAACGGCACCTCACCTGAAGATACTTTGAGCCGGCTCGCTTACAGCCTGACCAATAAACTGATACATACGCCCAGCATTCAAATCAGAGAAGCCGGCGAGAACGAAAGGCATGATCTGGTTGCCGCTGCCCGCGAAATTTTTAAATTAACACAGACTCAATGA
- the prfA gene encoding peptide chain release factor 1 yields the protein MKPSIQHKLENLCERYDEIAALLSDPEVQGNQNKFRSLSQEYAQINPIVDCYKRYQKALEALASAREMANDSDPELREMAKEEVIEAENQIEALEHELQILLLPKDPNDNRNIFLEVRAGTGGDEAAIFSGDLARMYQRYAERKGWRTEIISESPGDHGGYKEIILRVSGQDVYSQLKFESGAHRVQRVPETESQGRIHTSACTIAVMPEVEEIDAFDINPADLRVDTFRASGAGGQHVNRTESAIRITHIPSGVVVECQDERSQHKNRARAMSLLQSRLLAAEQEKHHAEQAATRKLQVGSGDRSERIRTYNYPQGRLTDHRINLTLYKLDDIMEGGLEQVIQPLISEHQAELLTQLGEE from the coding sequence ATGAAACCATCCATACAACATAAACTCGAAAATTTGTGCGAACGCTACGATGAAATCGCGGCACTGCTCTCCGACCCTGAAGTTCAAGGCAACCAAAATAAATTTCGTTCACTGAGCCAGGAATACGCCCAAATCAACCCGATCGTTGATTGCTACAAACGCTATCAAAAAGCGCTGGAAGCACTGGCTTCCGCCAGGGAAATGGCCAATGACAGCGATCCGGAACTGCGCGAAATGGCCAAGGAAGAGGTTATTGAAGCGGAAAATCAGATAGAAGCGCTGGAACATGAACTGCAAATTCTATTGCTGCCCAAAGACCCTAACGATAACCGCAATATTTTTCTGGAAGTCCGGGCCGGAACCGGCGGCGATGAAGCAGCCATTTTCTCGGGCGATCTGGCCCGCATGTATCAACGCTACGCCGAAAGAAAAGGCTGGCGAACCGAAATCATCAGCGAGAGTCCCGGCGACCACGGCGGTTACAAGGAAATCATCCTGCGCGTTTCCGGGCAGGACGTTTATTCCCAATTAAAATTCGAATCAGGCGCGCACCGCGTACAACGGGTGCCTGAAACCGAATCGCAGGGCCGCATCCACACCTCCGCCTGCACTATCGCTGTCATGCCCGAAGTCGAGGAAATTGACGCCTTTGACATCAACCCGGCCGACCTACGGGTCGACACGTTTCGCGCCTCAGGCGCCGGCGGCCAGCACGTTAACCGTACCGAATCAGCAATTCGTATCACCCACATCCCATCCGGTGTCGTAGTCGAATGCCAGGACGAACGTTCGCAACACAAAAACCGCGCCCGAGCCATGTCTTTGCTGCAATCGCGTCTTTTAGCCGCCGAACAGGAAAAACACCACGCCGAACAGGCTGCGACTCGAAAACTGCAAGTCGGCAGCGGCGACCGCTCCGAGCGTATCCGCACTTATAACTATCCGCAAGGCCGGCTGACTGACCACAGGATCAATCTGACCCTCTATAAACTTGACGACATCATGGAAGGCGGCCTTGAACAGGTCATCCAGCCGCTGATCAGTGAACACCAGGCGGAACTACTGACTCAACTGGGCGAAGAGTAG
- the prmC gene encoding peptide chain release factor N(5)-glutamine methyltransferase: protein MHSIKSALIDAVEALAAISDSALLDAEVLLCHVLYKERSYLRAWPDKLLEPEQLEQFWALIERRRQGMPVAYLIGRREFWSRDFHVSPDVLIPRPDTELLVELGLEFIPPDKPFKLIDLGTGSGIIAITLAAERPHAQVIAADFSPAALEIAKHNAQRHHITNVRFYQSDWFDDVPDTQFDLVISNPPYIAEGDSHLQEGDVRFEPQTALVAAQQGLRDIEIIADRARDHLKPQGHLLIEHGYNQQHQVQTIFKGLGYDKVRTYQDLSGQPRVTYGQWNK, encoded by the coding sequence ATGCACAGCATTAAATCCGCGCTGATCGATGCAGTCGAAGCGCTGGCAGCCATCTCCGACTCCGCGTTGCTGGATGCCGAGGTTTTATTATGTCATGTCCTTTATAAAGAACGCTCTTATCTGCGCGCCTGGCCCGATAAACTGTTGGAGCCTGAACAGCTGGAACAATTTTGGGCATTGATTGAAAGACGACGACAAGGTATGCCCGTTGCTTATCTTATCGGCCGTCGGGAATTCTGGTCGCGCGATTTCCACGTCTCGCCGGACGTGCTGATTCCGCGCCCGGATACCGAACTGCTCGTAGAGCTTGGATTGGAGTTCATACCACCTGATAAACCCTTCAAACTTATAGACCTGGGGACCGGCTCCGGCATTATCGCCATCACGCTGGCCGCTGAGCGCCCTCATGCTCAAGTTATAGCAGCCGATTTCAGTCCAGCTGCGCTGGAAATCGCGAAGCATAATGCCCAACGACACCACATTACCAACGTCCGCTTTTATCAAAGCGACTGGTTTGACGATGTGCCCGACACTCAATTCGATCTGGTGATCAGCAATCCGCCTTATATTGCCGAAGGCGATAGCCATCTACAGGAAGGCGATGTCCGATTTGAACCGCAAACCGCCCTAGTCGCAGCACAACAAGGACTCAGAGATATAGAGATCATAGCAGACAGAGCGCGTGACCACCTGAAGCCCCAAGGACATTTACTCATCGAACATGGCTACAACCAGCAGCATCAGGTACAAACAATCTTTAAAGGCTTGGGCTATGATAAGGTGCGAACCTACCAGGATTTGTCAGGGCAACCGCGTGTCACATACGGCCAATGGAATAAATAG
- a CDS encoding M67 family metallopeptidase, whose translation MMQEEIHIPRKITNQLLHLAQQSPDQEVCGLIGSKNGLPTRCYPINNIAEQPGQRFQLDPSQQIAVMAAMRDQGEALFAIYHSHPSAPAQPSAIDLEWAAYPDALYLIISLNTKGILEMRGFRIAQQSAREIALALSED comes from the coding sequence ATGATGCAAGAAGAAATTCATATTCCGCGCAAAATTACCAATCAGTTGCTGCATCTCGCGCAGCAATCTCCCGATCAGGAAGTCTGCGGCCTTATCGGCAGTAAAAATGGCCTGCCGACTCGCTGCTATCCGATAAACAACATTGCAGAACAGCCTGGGCAGCGTTTTCAACTGGATCCATCGCAACAGATCGCCGTCATGGCCGCTATGCGCGATCAGGGCGAAGCGCTTTTCGCCATCTATCATTCGCACCCGAGCGCACCAGCCCAGCCGTCAGCTATTGATCTGGAATGGGCTGCTTACCCGGACGCGTTATATTTGATTATTTCATTGAACACGAAAGGCATTCTGGAAATGCGCGGTTTCAGGATAGCACAGCAATCTGCCAGAGAAATCGCGCTGGCGCTGAGCGAAGACTAA